From the genome of Candidatus Rokuibacteriota bacterium, one region includes:
- a CDS encoding TAXI family TRAP transporter solute-binding subunit, which translates to MKSRALAASVLILAAVVVVGSAAPALGQKKRVVLACSQATSSFYTQCVAVAQVINEQVPALDVSVMETGGAVASMKLLLNERADIALTTTDQAYLAWHGLENWKETPFKDIRALVYTTSSANYLIVREDSGIQNIQGLSGKKFNPGMRGSSTEKLTQMVLEDLGITPDWQRMAASDAVAGIIDNRLVGYAKVGSGFAFDGPTMEIAAKTKIRVLPFTEAEAKKSRTKHPFLSWAKVPANTIKGLGEFWTPAVSSGFTVRKSFPAELAYAVIKAVSSEKGAATVKAAFPGFTADPGKLTVDVATSPLHVGVLRYVVDKGQQVSGDLVPPEKK; encoded by the coding sequence ATGAAGTCTCGCGCGCTCGCAGCATCGGTTCTGATTCTGGCTGCCGTGGTCGTGGTCGGCAGTGCGGCTCCGGCTCTGGGGCAGAAGAAGAGAGTCGTCCTCGCGTGTAGTCAGGCCACGTCAAGCTTCTACACCCAGTGCGTTGCTGTCGCGCAAGTCATCAATGAGCAGGTCCCGGCCCTCGACGTCTCCGTGATGGAGACTGGCGGGGCCGTGGCGAGCATGAAGCTCTTGCTGAACGAGAGGGCGGACATCGCCCTCACGACGACGGATCAAGCCTACCTCGCCTGGCACGGACTGGAGAACTGGAAGGAGACTCCCTTCAAGGACATCCGCGCGTTGGTGTACACCACGAGCAGCGCCAACTACCTCATCGTGCGGGAGGATTCCGGCATCCAGAACATCCAGGGGCTCTCGGGCAAGAAGTTCAACCCCGGCATGCGAGGCTCCAGCACCGAGAAACTCACGCAAATGGTCCTGGAAGATCTGGGGATCACGCCTGACTGGCAGCGCATGGCGGCATCCGACGCCGTCGCGGGGATCATCGATAACCGGCTCGTCGGGTACGCGAAGGTGGGAAGTGGCTTTGCGTTTGACGGTCCGACGATGGAGATCGCGGCGAAGACCAAGATCCGAGTGCTGCCCTTCACCGAGGCGGAGGCCAAGAAGTCCAGGACCAAGCACCCCTTCCTGTCGTGGGCGAAGGTTCCCGCCAACACCATCAAGGGACTCGGCGAGTTCTGGACGCCGGCCGTGAGTTCCGGCTTCACGGTGCGCAAGTCCTTCCCGGCTGAATTGGCCTACGCGGTCATCAAGGCCGTGTCTTCCGAGAAAGGCGCGGCCACGGTCAAGGCAGCGTTCCCCGGCTTCACCGCGGATCCCGGTAAGTTGACCGTCGATGTCGCCACGTCGCCACTTCATGTCGGCGTGCTGAGGTATGTCGTCGACAAGGGGCAGCAAGTCTCCGGTGACCTCGTTCCCCCCGAGAAGAAGTAG